From one bacterium genomic stretch:
- a CDS encoding aminopeptidase P family protein — MKTKSKIAALRNQLRSSGIQAYLVPSSDPHNSEYIPTRWQRRAFISGFTGSAGEACVTLTDASLWTDSRYFLQAERELAGSGMRLQKIGLAGTPSLVEWLASHLPKGSKVGVNPQVITHQRYVTLQKELSDRGLQLVLVKQDLVDAVWPDKPALSLSKLETHDIKYAGESVASKLKKVRSEMKSQGATAHVLNELDAIAWLFNLRGRDVDFNPVFVSYAIIKEKSAHLFVDLRKVTPDVKRSLGKHVKIHRYDAFGNVLKGLAKSRGKTWVHDATASQWIFAQLGKSNLITERSPITLLKAMKSFKQIRGMTAAHVRDGVAMVKFLSWLDENIGKIPMSELSLEVELERARCASSLYRGPSFSPIIGYAGNGAVVHYRAVQATSRQVKAKGLMVIDSGGQYPDGTTDITRTICCGTPTRMQKEHFTRVLKGHIAVATTPFPIGTRGPQLEVLAKRALWMAGLNYLHGTGHGVGHYLCVHEGPASLAPRFPNDVLMPGMVLSNEPGYYRDGEYGIRIENLVYVTVDKDRPGFYKFENLTLCPIDTRLIDVTLLTTGERLYINQYHARVRNAIGSKVKGKTKLWLYRMTRPI, encoded by the coding sequence TTGAAAACAAAATCAAAAATTGCTGCTCTTCGCAATCAACTGCGATCCAGTGGGATACAGGCCTATCTTGTCCCAAGCTCAGATCCTCACAACAGTGAATATATTCCTACCCGATGGCAACGTCGAGCCTTTATTTCCGGTTTCACCGGCTCCGCCGGAGAGGCCTGCGTCACTCTGACAGACGCGTCACTTTGGACGGATTCACGCTATTTCCTGCAAGCTGAGCGAGAACTTGCAGGATCCGGTATGAGACTTCAAAAGATTGGCCTGGCTGGCACTCCAAGCCTCGTTGAATGGCTGGCAAGTCACTTGCCTAAGGGTTCGAAAGTCGGAGTAAACCCTCAAGTAATTACTCACCAACGTTACGTTACCCTGCAGAAAGAACTTTCAGATAGAGGCCTGCAGTTGGTATTGGTGAAGCAGGACCTTGTTGACGCAGTTTGGCCGGACAAGCCCGCCCTCTCCCTGTCCAAACTCGAAACCCATGATATCAAGTACGCCGGCGAATCGGTCGCATCCAAGCTAAAGAAGGTGCGAAGCGAAATGAAGTCACAAGGCGCAACTGCACATGTACTAAATGAATTGGACGCCATCGCTTGGCTGTTCAATCTCCGAGGTCGGGATGTCGACTTCAATCCGGTTTTTGTATCGTATGCAATCATAAAGGAAAAGTCCGCGCATCTTTTTGTGGACCTGCGCAAGGTAACGCCGGACGTAAAGCGGTCACTCGGCAAGCACGTCAAAATTCATCGATACGACGCATTCGGCAACGTACTAAAAGGGCTTGCCAAATCCAGAGGCAAGACTTGGGTTCACGATGCAACGGCATCCCAGTGGATTTTTGCCCAGCTTGGGAAGTCAAACTTGATTACGGAGCGGTCGCCGATCACTTTGTTGAAGGCAATGAAATCCTTCAAGCAAATTCGTGGCATGACCGCAGCCCATGTACGGGACGGTGTCGCGATGGTTAAATTCTTGTCCTGGCTTGATGAGAACATCGGGAAAATTCCGATGAGCGAGCTGTCACTTGAAGTGGAACTCGAAAGAGCACGCTGTGCCAGTTCGCTTTATAGGGGCCCGAGCTTTTCGCCAATTATTGGTTATGCCGGCAACGGAGCGGTGGTCCATTATCGCGCTGTCCAGGCCACAAGCAGACAGGTTAAGGCTAAAGGGCTTATGGTCATTGATTCGGGTGGGCAATATCCGGACGGAACTACGGACATAACCCGGACGATTTGCTGCGGAACTCCGACTCGGATGCAAAAGGAGCATTTCACACGTGTTCTCAAGGGCCACATAGCGGTCGCGACAACACCGTTTCCAATCGGTACACGTGGACCACAGCTTGAAGTGCTTGCCAAACGAGCATTATGGATGGCAGGACTGAATTACTTACATGGAACAGGGCACGGTGTTGGTCACTATTTGTGCGTTCATGAGGGACCGGCATCATTAGCTCCCAGATTCCCCAATGATGTCTTGATGCCAGGAATGGTTCTGTCAAATGAACCGGGTTACTACCGCGACGGTGAATACGGTATCCGGATCGAAAATCTGGTTTACGTGACAGTGGACAAGGACAGACCCGGGTTTTACAAGTTTGAGAACCTGACGCTTTGTCCTATTGACACACGATTAATTGATGTCACTCTTCTTACGACTGGCGAGAGGCTTTACATCAATCAGTATCATGCCAGGGTGCGTAATGCTATAGGGTCAAAGGTCAAAGGAAAAACAAAGCTCTGGCTATACAGAATGACTCGGCCGATTTAG
- a CDS encoding S8 family serine peptidase has product MRQFGFLATLVLSACNVFATHSPDLLFVKLRAPVQYSSLDGSLYTASSTVNDLLDDGATASVPFANYSHLSHPLERIVLISLRSNEEIAETVDLLSSDIEIEWTALNNHYQVVHSLDDPFVPRDSLYGEAWWLHKIEAELAWEITRGDSNVIIGIIDTGVDYIHRDLRENIWHNRGEIADNGVDDDNNGFIDDTIGWDFVDAPSLPAGGDYLDRDNDPMDEMGHGTYVSGCAAATSDNPDCFPSIGFSCRIMPLRAGNANGTLEEDDVAAAILYGAANGASIINMSFGDVVASPLLREVISIAHEAGVVLVASAGNANNNGIHYPSGFPEVIGVGATDRFDRRASFSNLGPSVEIMAPGVDILSTILGGTCGEWVFTSGTSYAAPIVAGVAGLMISVNPSLSSDDILDLLRSTAEDIGIEGWDSSTVNGRVNARRAVERAQFGADAVARISLPRTDTGVRGTIAIIGDAKGTAFSDFTIDAGYGENPRTWQRVTSSSSRVSNDTLAILNAPNTDTVLVVRLTVRATTGSQSVDMAHLYVQNAPPVIDSVVSRTVLDGPGYGQQVIAWSNQFSRATLLMTNSAGDSVREDFGYVGKDHVAVISQSRYTGEWQAVLQVTNLIGEFARTAPFAYNSTENSIRPYFFNSRDTNLPHGIVCSQVSDYDCDGFLEIWLLPVDNLNTVDTLESFEWNGTQFVETENTYGPHIPQVIGDADGDGKIELAARRGIESRIWEQTDSCSILNNLVFQSPDFYTEFVISKYVVIDSTSGRSDILARTNIGNSSRMALFRVSSDFSLTIRDTLANISTGLNSMGPPGSAVGDFDSDGRLDVVYGDYDGDIIWNEWTGSEMLPVWTTRLRQNDATAWLEAGDLNCDGVPELIAGCRSNTGPSSESQRLLSGWDYYVFAANGDNSLIAVDSVAILGNENVSFNPASVKCADVYSDGCDDLLISSYPDYYIFYWNDSSGGLEVKWYSFPSEAGAMTVADIDGNGLPEILASNGDVQVRIEDAVTQSNAPFPPVLSGIPQDETTLHLEWTAVPGAVHYEVYASEGNAPYELISVTTSTSFDWTAADIDIEYQVAVATYDTSFAQPISVYSNVLRLTPNHPPTVQDTAVQVSPSVVFVQFSEQMGASVFVQGNWRLLDGTMPSVISGSEGARRVYLSFDTPFEPGQYTLQLGRISDIQGTPLPEAEKRVSFTIENIDVARPYVVAHSLVDAPVGREVEIVFSEPLEVDSVLPSKFRIIDPRRDNVPYNAQTVQSVTSDGLRFRVRLDERYPVGAVGHRVYIEIAPIASTRGGYLEETTIQISQSAQDLDNAYVYPNPFKGSGAFGSTGVFFAALPVDASIRIYSLQGKLIRKLEHKSASGHEEWDLLTEDGQTVASGIYLYRIEANGQEKLGKLAVIR; this is encoded by the coding sequence TTGAGACAGTTTGGATTTCTCGCAACGTTGGTCTTAAGCGCCTGCAATGTATTCGCGACTCACTCGCCTGACTTACTATTCGTAAAGCTTCGTGCACCTGTACAGTATTCTTCTTTAGACGGAAGTCTTTACACGGCTTCATCCACAGTCAACGATCTCCTTGATGACGGAGCGACGGCAAGCGTACCGTTCGCAAACTATTCACACCTATCCCATCCACTCGAACGTATAGTATTGATTAGTTTGCGAAGCAACGAAGAGATCGCCGAAACTGTAGATCTCCTTTCCAGTGACATCGAAATTGAGTGGACAGCCTTGAATAATCATTATCAAGTTGTTCATTCGTTGGATGATCCTTTTGTTCCGAGAGACAGTCTTTACGGCGAGGCATGGTGGCTACACAAAATTGAAGCAGAGCTGGCGTGGGAAATTACACGCGGGGATTCGAACGTCATAATAGGAATTATCGACACTGGCGTTGATTACATACATCGCGATCTTCGAGAAAATATCTGGCACAACCGTGGAGAGATTGCGGACAATGGTGTTGATGACGATAACAACGGTTTCATTGATGACACCATAGGCTGGGACTTTGTGGACGCTCCCAGCCTGCCCGCAGGCGGTGACTATCTCGATCGAGATAACGACCCCATGGATGAGATGGGACATGGTACATATGTTTCCGGTTGTGCAGCAGCAACTTCTGACAATCCGGATTGCTTCCCATCGATAGGTTTTAGCTGCCGGATAATGCCCCTTCGTGCAGGGAACGCAAATGGTACTCTTGAGGAGGATGACGTTGCTGCCGCTATCCTGTACGGTGCAGCAAACGGGGCTTCAATAATCAACATGAGTTTCGGCGATGTTGTCGCTTCACCGTTGCTGCGGGAGGTTATTTCAATTGCTCATGAGGCTGGCGTCGTTCTTGTCGCTTCGGCGGGAAATGCAAACAACAACGGCATACATTACCCGTCAGGTTTTCCAGAGGTGATAGGTGTCGGCGCTACTGACAGATTCGATCGCCGGGCATCCTTCTCGAATCTAGGTCCGTCAGTAGAAATAATGGCGCCGGGAGTTGATATCCTTTCGACAATCCTTGGCGGCACATGCGGCGAGTGGGTTTTTACATCCGGGACGAGTTATGCCGCGCCGATTGTTGCAGGAGTTGCCGGCCTCATGATTTCGGTTAATCCGTCTCTCTCCTCCGATGATATCCTTGACTTACTCCGTTCGACCGCTGAGGACATTGGTATTGAGGGTTGGGACTCCTCAACTGTTAACGGTAGAGTGAACGCGCGACGAGCCGTGGAGCGCGCACAGTTTGGTGCGGATGCTGTGGCGAGAATTTCGTTGCCTCGAACTGACACTGGCGTTAGAGGAACGATTGCAATTATCGGGGATGCCAAAGGCACTGCCTTCTCAGACTTCACGATTGATGCCGGATATGGTGAGAATCCTCGCACTTGGCAGCGTGTGACAAGTTCCTCTTCCAGAGTCTCGAATGATACTCTGGCAATACTTAATGCACCGAATACGGACACGGTGCTTGTTGTTCGGTTGACGGTTCGCGCGACAACAGGCTCGCAGTCGGTTGACATGGCACACTTGTATGTGCAGAATGCGCCACCCGTTATCGACAGTGTCGTCTCGCGTACTGTCCTTGATGGACCTGGATATGGACAGCAAGTTATCGCGTGGAGCAACCAGTTCAGCCGCGCGACGCTGCTTATGACAAACAGTGCCGGCGACTCCGTCCGCGAAGACTTTGGATATGTCGGCAAGGATCATGTGGCAGTCATATCTCAGAGCCGTTACACGGGTGAATGGCAAGCGGTCCTGCAAGTCACAAATCTTATCGGAGAATTTGCGCGTACAGCACCTTTTGCGTACAATTCTACAGAGAATAGTATACGGCCTTATTTCTTCAATTCTCGCGACACGAATTTACCGCATGGAATTGTTTGCAGTCAGGTTAGTGACTACGACTGCGACGGTTTCCTCGAGATTTGGCTTCTGCCCGTTGACAACTTGAACACTGTTGACACACTCGAATCATTTGAATGGAATGGTACTCAATTTGTGGAAACTGAGAATACATACGGACCACACATCCCGCAAGTCATCGGTGACGCCGATGGAGATGGAAAAATCGAACTAGCTGCGCGACGAGGCATTGAATCGCGAATATGGGAGCAAACAGACTCTTGCTCCATACTGAACAACCTTGTGTTTCAGAGCCCTGACTTTTACACTGAATTCGTCATCAGTAAATACGTGGTGATTGACTCGACATCAGGAAGAAGTGATATCCTCGCCCGTACAAACATAGGAAATAGCTCCCGGATGGCGCTATTCCGTGTTAGCAGTGACTTTTCACTTACGATTCGGGATACATTAGCGAACATCTCGACAGGACTGAATAGTATGGGCCCCCCTGGTTCAGCAGTTGGTGACTTCGATTCCGACGGGAGACTTGATGTTGTTTACGGAGACTACGATGGTGATATTATTTGGAATGAGTGGACAGGAAGTGAAATGCTGCCGGTATGGACGACCCGTTTGCGCCAAAATGATGCAACGGCATGGCTTGAAGCCGGCGACTTGAATTGTGATGGTGTTCCAGAGTTAATAGCAGGTTGCAGGTCAAATACCGGCCCTTCATCGGAAAGCCAGAGACTTCTGTCGGGTTGGGACTACTATGTTTTTGCGGCGAATGGGGACAACAGTTTAATTGCAGTAGACAGTGTTGCGATCCTTGGCAATGAGAACGTGTCGTTCAATCCAGCCTCCGTGAAGTGCGCGGATGTTTATTCTGATGGTTGTGATGATCTTCTGATTTCATCTTATCCTGACTATTATATATTCTATTGGAACGACTCAAGCGGGGGTTTAGAGGTTAAGTGGTATAGTTTCCCATCGGAAGCCGGTGCGATGACTGTAGCCGATATTGATGGCAATGGTCTGCCAGAAATCCTTGCATCAAATGGTGACGTCCAAGTTCGTATTGAAGATGCTGTCACACAGAGTAACGCACCTTTCCCTCCTGTGCTTTCAGGCATTCCGCAGGACGAGACGACTCTCCATTTGGAATGGACCGCCGTTCCAGGAGCAGTACACTACGAAGTTTACGCCTCAGAGGGTAACGCTCCCTATGAATTAATAAGTGTCACCACCTCAACCTCGTTTGATTGGACGGCCGCAGACATCGATATCGAATATCAGGTCGCCGTGGCGACCTACGATACCTCGTTTGCACAGCCCATAAGCGTGTATTCAAACGTTCTTCGTTTGACTCCGAATCATCCCCCTACGGTGCAGGACACTGCAGTACAAGTCAGTCCAAGTGTAGTCTTTGTCCAATTCAGCGAACAAATGGGGGCATCGGTGTTTGTGCAAGGGAACTGGCGGCTTCTGGACGGCACAATGCCATCTGTTATCTCCGGCAGCGAAGGGGCTCGCAGGGTCTATCTCTCTTTCGACACACCTTTTGAACCCGGCCAGTACACATTACAACTGGGACGAATAAGTGACATTCAGGGCACCCCTCTTCCCGAGGCCGAGAAAAGGGTAAGTTTCACGATCGAGAACATTGATGTTGCAAGACCCTATGTTGTGGCGCATTCACTTGTTGACGCTCCGGTCGGGCGAGAAGTAGAGATAGTCTTCTCCGAGCCACTAGAAGTTGATTCTGTATTACCATCGAAGTTCAGAATCATTGATCCGAGAAGGGATAATGTGCCGTATAATGCCCAAACCGTGCAATCGGTTACGTCGGATGGGCTGCGATTTCGAGTAAGGTTAGATGAACGCTATCCCGTCGGTGCCGTCGGTCATAGAGTTTACATTGAGATTGCACCAATTGCTTCGACAAGGGGAGGGTATCTGGAAGAGACCACAATTCAGATTAGTCAGAGTGCTCAGGACCTTGACAATGCTTATGTGTACCCAAATCCATTCAAAGGTTCCGGTGCATTCGGATCGACTGGTGTCTTTTTTGCTGCGCTTCCTGTCGATGCATCAATTAGAATCTACTCACTTCAAGGCAAACTAATAAGGAAACTTGAGCACAAGAGTGCCAGTGGACACGAGGAGTGGGACCTGTTGACAGAGGATGGGCAGACCGTCGCATCTGGCATCTACCTATATCGAATCGAAGCAAATGGGCAGGAGAAGCTGGGAAAACTGGCAGTCATACGTTGA
- a CDS encoding ComF family protein, which produces MHVSSILFCDACWADLPRIEKDAKEKLPKHVDRLHAGFAFHEAGITREIVHAMKFDGHTSLVPKMVDFLVRTLPSGFIDSDDILTPVPLHWLRHGDRSYNQSMLLCQELSKRTGLEVQVLLKRVKNTPAQSGQGFRQRAENVRNAFRYSHKGETPKSVLLVDDVVTTGATVAECARVLKESGIAEVRVLAFARAE; this is translated from the coding sequence ATGCATGTTTCGTCAATTCTCTTTTGCGACGCATGCTGGGCGGATCTGCCGCGGATTGAAAAAGATGCCAAGGAAAAGCTGCCAAAGCACGTTGACCGCTTGCATGCAGGCTTTGCATTCCATGAGGCCGGCATAACTCGAGAAATTGTGCACGCAATGAAGTTTGACGGTCACACATCGTTAGTTCCGAAGATGGTTGACTTCCTAGTCAGGACACTGCCGAGCGGCTTCATCGACAGCGACGACATATTGACGCCCGTTCCCCTTCATTGGCTGAGACACGGAGATCGATCGTACAATCAAAGTATGCTGCTTTGTCAAGAACTCTCAAAACGAACGGGCTTGGAAGTACAAGTTCTTTTGAAGCGTGTTAAGAATACTCCTGCTCAAAGCGGGCAAGGATTTCGACAGCGAGCTGAGAATGTGAGGAATGCATTCAGATACTCGCATAAAGGAGAAACACCGAAATCAGTATTGCTTGTTGACGATGTCGTAACTACGGGCGCAACGGTCGCCGAGTGCGCTCGAGTTTTGAAGGAAAGTGGTATTGCTGAGGTTCGAGTTCTGGCCTTTGCGCGGGCAGAATAG
- a CDS encoding class I SAM-dependent methyltransferase, protein MTCPLCQSTIIQYLGAFSARRLCRCEECDLVFVNPDYHLTTEQERQRYLLHRNSLEDQGYLNFLEQLISPFVARLERGSTVLDFGSGPKPVMAGLLQARGYVVKLYDPHFEPDKSVLLNEYDGVTCAETVEHFRFPFEDWQKMAKCVRPAGLLAVMTMMQTRETDFANWWYIQDPTHVSFYSNKTFTWIARQFNLELEIVTNRVVFFKKKAEPS, encoded by the coding sequence GTGACTTGTCCGCTATGCCAATCTACTATAATTCAATATCTTGGAGCGTTTTCTGCGCGCCGACTTTGTCGCTGTGAAGAGTGCGATTTGGTGTTTGTCAATCCCGATTATCACCTGACGACCGAGCAAGAGCGGCAAAGATACCTACTTCATCGTAATTCACTAGAGGATCAGGGTTACCTCAATTTCTTGGAGCAGTTAATTTCGCCCTTTGTTGCACGGCTCGAAAGGGGGTCAACGGTCCTCGATTTTGGCAGCGGGCCGAAACCAGTAATGGCAGGTTTACTGCAAGCAAGAGGTTATGTTGTCAAGCTGTACGACCCCCATTTCGAGCCCGACAAAAGTGTTCTATTGAACGAGTACGATGGGGTAACTTGTGCCGAAACGGTCGAGCATTTCAGGTTCCCGTTCGAAGACTGGCAAAAGATGGCCAAGTGTGTGCGACCTGCTGGCCTTCTTGCCGTCATGACCATGATGCAAACGCGAGAAACAGATTTTGCGAATTGGTGGTACATTCAGGACCCGACTCATGTGAGTTTCTATTCAAACAAGACTTTCACTTGGATAGCGCGACAATTCAATCTTGAATTAGAAATCGTCACCAATCGTGTTGTGTTTTTCAAAAAGAAAGCGGAACCTTCTTAG
- a CDS encoding S9 family peptidase yields the protein MKLSKLIITCIVLGATNAFCQDYTVSQFLNIQTATRATFSPSGTEVAYITNISGQPQVWRSFDRPGPINQLTFEEDGVDGVWWSPVNATQMIVSAARGGSEKSKLYLLNPGQSPLVPLVQEDEAIYRFGSWSNDGSVFCYATNKRNGVDFDVYEHHLAEAEPRLIYDGGGHISAKRYSADGRFLLMTVDYSNVNTDLLVWDRVSNSVDNITQHTGNELYSHPHFDHAGKNIFCISNKGREYAGITSYNLESKQWTWFETPDAEIEILSVAPDGSGYAFITNDNGYSRFNYYSIAKDRRVQGYRFPEGIIQGLTFSPDGTRLAVTFGNATKPFDIWIYEPLTDRLYQLTSSATGGVPLSLFVAPETVEYETFDGRKIPAYFYSPVGDAGKAPVIIAIHGGPESQARPDLSGLFQYWLHNGFAILEPNVRGSSGYGRTYLTLDDVQKRMDSVRDIEYAAKWLKGRKDIDGSRIVLYGGSYGGFMVLAGLTMYPDLFAAGIDVVGISNFVTFLENTGKYRRALREAEYGSLSSDRAFLESISPLNHVDKIKAPLFVIQGANDPRVPQSEADQMVKAIRDRGGIVEYLLFEDEGHGLAKTQNRILAYSKATEFLKKYVSVKPE from the coding sequence ATGAAACTCTCCAAATTGATTATTACTTGCATCGTTCTGGGGGCCACAAACGCGTTCTGTCAGGACTACACTGTTTCGCAGTTCTTGAATATTCAAACAGCCACTCGCGCCACATTCAGTCCGTCCGGCACCGAGGTCGCATATATTACGAACATCAGTGGCCAGCCGCAAGTTTGGCGGAGTTTTGATCGTCCTGGGCCAATCAATCAGTTGACTTTTGAAGAAGATGGCGTTGATGGTGTTTGGTGGTCGCCAGTGAACGCGACACAGATGATCGTTTCTGCTGCGCGGGGCGGCAGTGAGAAATCGAAACTTTACTTGTTGAATCCCGGCCAGTCGCCATTAGTGCCCCTTGTTCAAGAAGACGAGGCAATATACCGTTTCGGGAGTTGGTCTAATGATGGTTCAGTTTTCTGCTATGCGACGAATAAGAGGAATGGTGTTGACTTCGATGTGTATGAGCACCATCTTGCCGAGGCTGAACCACGACTGATTTACGATGGGGGAGGGCACATTTCAGCAAAACGCTATTCTGCTGACGGTAGGTTCCTTCTGATGACCGTCGACTACTCGAATGTTAACACAGATCTGCTTGTTTGGGACAGGGTGTCGAATTCGGTCGATAACATCACACAGCATACAGGAAATGAACTTTACAGCCATCCGCACTTTGATCATGCGGGGAAGAATATCTTCTGCATTAGCAACAAGGGGCGTGAGTATGCCGGTATAACTTCGTACAACCTTGAGTCGAAGCAGTGGACTTGGTTTGAGACACCGGACGCGGAGATTGAGATACTTTCAGTCGCACCTGATGGTTCCGGGTATGCGTTCATTACCAATGACAACGGCTATTCCAGATTTAATTACTATTCGATAGCGAAAGACCGCAGAGTGCAAGGATATCGTTTTCCAGAAGGGATCATACAAGGTTTGACCTTTTCACCAGATGGCACCAGACTGGCAGTGACTTTTGGAAACGCAACCAAGCCGTTCGACATATGGATCTATGAACCGCTTACGGACAGACTATATCAGCTGACGTCGTCCGCGACTGGCGGTGTCCCGTTATCACTTTTTGTTGCCCCTGAAACTGTCGAGTATGAGACATTTGATGGTCGCAAGATTCCAGCCTACTTCTATAGTCCCGTTGGCGATGCTGGTAAAGCACCGGTCATAATTGCGATACATGGAGGACCGGAATCTCAAGCACGACCTGATCTCTCAGGCCTGTTTCAATACTGGCTTCACAATGGATTTGCGATACTTGAACCGAATGTGAGAGGATCATCAGGTTACGGCCGGACCTACTTAACGCTAGATGATGTGCAAAAACGCATGGATTCCGTGCGTGATATCGAGTACGCCGCAAAGTGGTTGAAAGGGAGGAAGGACATTGACGGAAGCAGAATTGTCCTGTATGGTGGCAGCTACGGAGGGTTTATGGTGTTAGCTGGATTGACGATGTACCCCGACTTGTTTGCCGCCGGAATTGATGTTGTCGGTATATCAAACTTCGTAACATTTCTTGAGAATACCGGCAAATACCGGAGAGCACTTCGTGAAGCAGAGTACGGATCATTGTCTTCTGATCGCGCATTTCTTGAGTCAATTTCTCCTCTGAATCACGTTGACAAAATTAAAGCTCCTTTATTCGTGATTCAGGGTGCGAACGATCCAAGAGTTCCGCAATCCGAGGCGGACCAAATGGTCAAGGCGATTCGCGATCGTGGCGGAATTGTAGAATACCTGTTGTTCGAAGATGAAGGACATGGACTTGCCAAAACCCAAAATAGAATTCTGGCTTACTCGAAAGCCACTGAGTTCTTGAAGAAATATGTTTCAGTAAAGCCAGAATAA
- the coaE gene encoding dephospho-CoA kinase (Dephospho-CoA kinase (CoaE) performs the final step in coenzyme A biosynthesis.) produces MKKISVGLAGGIGSGKSTVASLLENYGAEIVSGDELGREVVENDPSVKVEIQRVLGDTVLRPDGSFDRGRIAQRVFAEQRMIDWLTKLTFPAIHMRWLSAFQSSNSRVIVFDAALIFEWGIEREFDLTIGVLADHELVMSRIGEKFSRDDILRRMSLQASMIGKIMFADVLIENNDSRENLMRQVERVWYDNILPLTA; encoded by the coding sequence TTGAAGAAGATATCAGTCGGACTCGCCGGAGGCATTGGCAGCGGAAAATCGACCGTTGCATCATTGCTTGAAAATTATGGAGCTGAAATCGTCTCGGGCGACGAACTTGGTCGAGAGGTTGTTGAAAATGACCCTTCTGTTAAAGTTGAGATTCAGCGAGTACTTGGAGACACTGTGTTACGGCCGGATGGCTCATTTGACAGGGGCAGAATCGCGCAACGTGTGTTTGCTGAACAACGCATGATCGATTGGCTGACGAAGCTGACTTTTCCCGCCATACACATGAGATGGTTGTCAGCATTTCAATCATCAAACTCACGGGTCATCGTCTTCGATGCCGCCCTCATTTTTGAGTGGGGGATTGAACGGGAGTTTGATTTGACAATAGGCGTATTGGCTGACCATGAGTTGGTTATGAGCCGCATCGGCGAGAAGTTTTCAAGGGACGACATCTTGCGAAGAATGAGTCTGCAAGCGTCCATGATTGGAAAAATTATGTTTGCCGATGTCCTTATTGAGAATAATGATTCGCGCGAAAACCTTATGAGGCAGGTTGAGCGTGTGTGGTACGATAACATTTTACCGTTGACGGCATGA